Proteins encoded by one window of Halorubrum ruber:
- a CDS encoding GNAT family N-acetyltransferase produces MSVNVEKRTDPPGESDYATAAWELKERIRSGEGVLRQRRGFFVDAYRRSTAHLLVENDRLVAFASVRRDGYILFLAVHPDHRGRGHAERLVADIAENHRSVTCHARTTNRQALGFYEHLGFEVIRRIDDYYEDGGDAYYLKLGGESLRERLSGFVGG; encoded by the coding sequence GTGAGCGTCAACGTCGAGAAGCGGACCGACCCGCCCGGCGAGTCCGACTACGCGACCGCCGCGTGGGAGCTCAAAGAGCGAATTCGGTCCGGTGAGGGGGTCCTCCGACAGCGACGCGGCTTCTTCGTCGACGCGTACCGCCGGTCGACCGCGCACCTGCTCGTCGAGAACGACCGGCTCGTCGCCTTCGCCTCCGTCCGGCGCGACGGCTACATCCTCTTTCTCGCCGTTCACCCCGATCACCGCGGCCGCGGCCACGCGGAGCGGCTGGTCGCCGACATCGCGGAGAACCACCGGTCGGTCACCTGCCACGCCCGCACGACGAACCGGCAGGCGCTCGGGTTCTACGAACACCTCGGCTTCGAAGTGATCCGCCGCATCGACGACTACTACGAGGACGGCGGCGACGCCTACTACCTCAAGCTCGGCGGCGAGTCGCTCCGCGAGCGGCTCTCCGGGTTCGTCGGCGGGTAG
- the hmgA gene encoding hydroxymethylglutaryl-CoA reductase (NADPH) gives MSQPTPADLATRVRDGDLRFHELEDHADADAAAAARRLLVAEATDADLDPLGEYAFDADAVHGSNIENTLGGVQVPVGVAGPVTIDGGAGSGERYLPLATTEGALVASINRGCSVIEGAGGATARVTKSGMTRAPVFRVAGVAEAEALVDWVRDHEPALAEAAESTTSHGELLDVTPYVVGNNVFCRFRYDTKDAMGMNMATIATREACDVIEAETDASLVALSGNLCSDKKPAAINAVEGRGRSVVADATVPREVVEDRLHTTPEAIAEINTRKNLVGSAKAGALGFNAHVANAVAAMFLATGQDEAQVVEGANAITTAETTADGDLYVSVSLASLEVGTVGGGTKLPTQQASLEILGVAGGGDPAGSNADALAESIAVCALAGELSLLAALGSRHLSSAHEELGR, from the coding sequence ATGTCGCAACCGACTCCCGCGGACCTCGCGACCCGGGTCCGCGACGGCGACCTCCGCTTCCACGAGCTGGAAGACCACGCCGACGCCGACGCCGCGGCCGCCGCGCGCCGGCTGCTCGTCGCGGAGGCGACCGACGCCGACCTCGACCCGCTCGGCGAGTACGCGTTCGACGCCGACGCGGTCCACGGCTCGAATATCGAGAACACGCTCGGCGGCGTCCAAGTCCCCGTCGGCGTCGCTGGTCCGGTGACGATCGACGGCGGCGCGGGCTCGGGCGAGCGGTACTTGCCACTCGCGACGACCGAGGGCGCCCTTGTCGCGTCGATCAACCGCGGCTGCTCCGTGATCGAGGGCGCCGGGGGCGCGACGGCTCGGGTGACGAAGAGCGGGATGACCCGCGCGCCCGTCTTCCGGGTCGCGGGCGTCGCCGAGGCCGAGGCGCTCGTCGACTGGGTCCGCGACCACGAACCCGCGCTCGCCGAGGCCGCGGAGTCGACGACGAGCCACGGCGAGCTGCTCGACGTGACCCCGTACGTCGTCGGGAACAACGTCTTCTGCCGGTTCCGCTACGACACGAAGGACGCGATGGGGATGAACATGGCCACCATCGCGACGCGGGAGGCCTGCGACGTGATCGAGGCGGAGACGGACGCCTCGCTGGTCGCCTTATCGGGGAACCTCTGTTCCGACAAGAAGCCCGCCGCGATCAACGCGGTCGAAGGGCGCGGGCGCTCGGTCGTCGCGGACGCGACGGTCCCGCGCGAGGTCGTCGAGGACCGCCTCCACACGACGCCGGAGGCGATCGCGGAGATCAACACGCGGAAGAACCTCGTCGGCTCCGCGAAGGCGGGCGCGCTCGGCTTCAACGCCCACGTCGCCAACGCGGTCGCGGCGATGTTCCTCGCCACCGGACAGGACGAGGCGCAGGTCGTCGAGGGGGCGAACGCGATCACGACCGCCGAGACGACCGCCGACGGCGACCTCTACGTCTCCGTCTCGCTGGCGAGCCTCGAAGTGGGGACCGTCGGCGGCGGGACGAAGCTGCCGACCCAGCAGGCGAGCTTAGAGATACTCGGCGTCGCCGGCGGCGGCGACCCCGCCGGGAGCAACGCCGACGCGCTCGCGGAGTCCATCGCGGTCTGCGCGCTCGCCGGCGAACTCTCGCTGCTCGCGGCGCTCGGGTCGCGACACCTCTCGTCGGCGCACGAGGAGCTGGGACGGTAG
- a CDS encoding DUF2250 domain-containing protein, whose amino-acid sequence MPAPDAQPADRSAERSEAGDGEALDPDRPSLTRSDERLLSYLADVGADYQAFVAGNTGLYDDHAESRLTALADAGLVERVSGEAVYRITDRGREALREDCPRWSD is encoded by the coding sequence ATGCCCGCACCAGACGCACAGCCGGCCGACCGTTCGGCGGAGCGTTCCGAGGCGGGCGACGGCGAGGCGCTCGACCCCGACCGTCCGTCGCTCACGCGCTCCGACGAGCGGCTGCTCTCCTACCTCGCCGACGTCGGCGCCGACTACCAGGCGTTCGTCGCCGGGAACACGGGGCTCTACGACGACCACGCGGAGTCCCGACTGACCGCGCTGGCGGACGCCGGGCTCGTCGAGCGCGTCTCCGGCGAGGCCGTCTATCGGATCACCGACAGGGGGCGCGAGGCGCTCCGCGAGGACTGCCCGCGCTGGTCGGACTGA
- the cofH gene encoding 7,8-didemethyl-8-hydroxy-5-deazariboflavin synthase subunit CofH produces MEPGALGDEFGGSSGADGSNGGGNGDSGGGANEFDFAAPATDQSFENALAKARDGARLTVDDATELLATGTERAGIDSVRKEAVLEAADRRRAEEVGDEVTFVANLNNNVTTACNTGCLFCNFKDSAHAFEADSDVEHAGFTKTPAESRAVVEDALDMGIYEVCSVSGLHPAFALNEEHHEILAAHDDPASEVNYKPPEAYATDPGTYVEQMDAMSVGGVHLHSMTPEEAYHAKRGTDWEYEAVYRELAEAGLDSAPGTAAEILVDEVRDVICPGKIRTDDWVAAMEGAAAAGLDVTSTMMYGHVETVAHRAKHLKVIRDLQDRTGAITEFVPLSFIHQNTPLYRRGVVDSGPSRDEDELVVAVARLFLDNVDHVQASWVKSGDAHGLKLLNCGADDFMGTILSEEITSRAGGEYGEYRSFGDYVEMITAIGRTPVERSTDYRKRRRIDPDDGPHGPRLGPRADGTPLLSERSSGEGSRGDATATPPADADD; encoded by the coding sequence GTGGAACCGGGAGCGTTAGGGGATGAGTTCGGGGGGAGTTCCGGCGCGGACGGATCGAACGGCGGCGGGAACGGCGACAGCGGGGGCGGCGCGAACGAGTTCGACTTCGCGGCGCCCGCGACCGACCAGTCGTTCGAGAACGCGCTCGCGAAGGCCCGCGACGGCGCCCGGCTGACGGTCGACGACGCGACCGAACTGCTCGCCACCGGCACGGAGCGCGCGGGGATCGACTCGGTCCGCAAGGAGGCGGTGTTAGAGGCCGCGGACCGGCGCAGGGCCGAGGAGGTCGGAGACGAGGTCACCTTCGTCGCCAACCTGAACAACAACGTCACCACGGCCTGCAACACGGGCTGCCTGTTCTGTAACTTCAAGGACTCCGCGCACGCGTTCGAGGCCGACAGCGACGTCGAGCACGCCGGCTTCACCAAGACCCCGGCCGAGTCGCGCGCGGTCGTCGAAGACGCCCTCGATATGGGAATTTACGAGGTCTGCTCCGTCTCGGGGCTCCACCCAGCGTTCGCGCTGAACGAGGAACACCACGAGATCCTCGCGGCCCACGACGACCCCGCGAGCGAGGTGAACTACAAGCCGCCGGAGGCGTACGCGACCGACCCGGGCACGTACGTCGAGCAGATGGACGCGATGTCGGTCGGCGGCGTCCACCTCCACTCGATGACGCCGGAGGAGGCGTACCACGCCAAACGCGGCACCGACTGGGAGTACGAGGCCGTCTACCGCGAGCTTGCCGAGGCCGGGCTCGACTCCGCGCCGGGCACCGCCGCCGAGATTCTCGTCGACGAGGTCCGCGACGTGATCTGCCCGGGGAAGATCCGCACCGACGACTGGGTGGCGGCGATGGAGGGCGCGGCCGCCGCGGGCCTCGATGTCACCTCGACGATGATGTACGGCCACGTCGAGACGGTCGCCCACAGGGCCAAACACCTGAAGGTGATCCGCGACCTCCAGGACCGCACGGGCGCGATCACGGAGTTCGTCCCGCTCTCCTTCATCCACCAGAACACCCCGCTGTACCGCCGCGGCGTCGTCGACTCCGGCCCCTCGCGCGACGAGGACGAACTCGTAGTCGCGGTCGCGCGGCTCTTCTTGGACAACGTCGACCACGTCCAGGCCTCGTGGGTGAAGTCGGGCGACGCCCACGGGCTCAAGCTGCTCAACTGCGGCGCCGACGACTTCATGGGCACCATCCTCTCGGAGGAGATCACCAGCCGCGCGGGCGGCGAGTACGGCGAGTACCGCTCGTTCGGCGACTACGTCGAGATGATCACGGCGATCGGGCGGACGCCCGTCGAGCGCTCGACCGACTACCGCAAGCGGCGCCGGATCGACCCCGATGACGGCCCGCACGGCCCCCGGCTGGGCCCGCGCGCCGACGGGACGCCATTGCTCTCAGAGCGCTCCTCCGGCGAGGGAAGCCGCGGCGACGCGACCGCGACGCCCCCCGCCGACGCCGACGACTGA
- the pan2 gene encoding proteasome-activating nucleotidase Pan2 yields MSHSPSLPDRPRLELDPEMSDAERLEAIRQHYRRIVQVNEELEDRLADAEGRRGELKDDVEQLKRENEVLKTSSLYIASVEEITDDGVVIKQHGNNQEVLTQAASRLDEDLRPGDRVAINDSFAVQQVLDDETDSRAQAMEVTESPDVEYADIGGIDDQIREVREAVEDPLENPEQFETVGVEPPSGVLLHGPPGTGKTMLAKAVANESDATFIKMAGSELVRKFIGEGARLVRDLFELAAEREPAVIFIDEIDAVASKRTDSKTSGDAEVQRTMMQLLSEMDGFDDRGEVRIMAATNRFDMLDEAILRPGRFDRLIEVPEPGPDGRERILEIHTEEMNVADGVDLSAVARDLDGYSGADIASLATEAGMFAIRDGRTEVSQADFEQARDKLQDADKEDEQVINYQY; encoded by the coding sequence ATGTCTCACAGCCCCTCACTGCCCGACCGCCCGCGGTTGGAGCTCGACCCCGAGATGAGCGACGCGGAGCGGCTGGAGGCGATCCGCCAGCACTACCGGCGGATCGTTCAGGTGAACGAGGAACTGGAAGACCGGCTCGCGGACGCCGAGGGGCGCCGCGGCGAGCTGAAAGACGACGTCGAGCAGCTGAAACGCGAGAACGAGGTGCTGAAGACCTCCTCGCTGTACATCGCGTCGGTCGAGGAGATCACCGACGACGGCGTCGTCATCAAACAGCACGGCAACAACCAGGAGGTGCTCACGCAGGCCGCCTCGCGGCTCGACGAGGACCTCCGCCCCGGCGACCGCGTCGCGATCAACGACTCCTTCGCGGTCCAGCAGGTGCTCGACGACGAGACCGACTCCCGGGCGCAGGCGATGGAGGTCACCGAGTCGCCGGACGTCGAGTACGCCGACATCGGCGGCATCGACGACCAGATCCGGGAGGTCCGCGAGGCCGTCGAGGACCCCCTCGAGAACCCCGAGCAGTTCGAGACGGTCGGCGTCGAGCCGCCGAGCGGCGTCCTGCTCCACGGCCCGCCGGGCACCGGAAAGACGATGCTCGCGAAGGCCGTCGCCAACGAGTCGGACGCGACGTTCATCAAGATGGCCGGCTCGGAGCTCGTCCGGAAGTTCATCGGCGAGGGCGCGCGGCTCGTCCGCGACCTGTTCGAGCTCGCCGCCGAGCGCGAGCCCGCCGTCATCTTCATCGACGAGATCGACGCCGTCGCCTCGAAGCGCACGGACTCGAAGACCTCGGGCGACGCCGAGGTCCAGCGGACGATGATGCAGCTGCTCTCCGAGATGGACGGCTTCGACGACCGCGGCGAGGTCCGGATCATGGCCGCGACCAACCGCTTCGACATGCTCGACGAGGCAATCTTACGCCCCGGTCGGTTCGACCGCCTCATCGAGGTGCCCGAGCCCGGCCCGGACGGCCGCGAGCGCATCCTGGAGATCCACACCGAGGAGATGAACGTCGCTGACGGCGTCGACCTCAGCGCCGTCGCCCGCGACCTCGACGGGTACAGCGGCGCCGACATCGCCTCGCTGGCGACCGAGGCCGGGATGTTCGCCATCCGCGACGGCCGTACCGAGGTCTCGCAGGCGGACTTCGAGCAGGCCCGCGACAAGCTTCAGGACGCGGACAAAGAGGACGAGCAGGTCATCAACTACCAGTACTGA
- a CDS encoding response regulator has translation MTGTSDATVLAVDDEPDLAELYRVYLDPAYDVRIATGGEEALDAMDDDVDVVLLDRRMPDMSGHEVLNAIRGEGYDARVAMLTAVEPDVDIVDMPFDDYKTKPVTKEDLLTLVEVLLHRAAFDERSQEFFALASKKAALEAAGTTGTEEYEELVERMESVRLEVDDTLDRLSARDAFVEVPGEVP, from the coding sequence ATGACCGGAACCTCGGACGCGACCGTCCTCGCGGTCGACGACGAGCCGGACCTCGCGGAACTGTACCGGGTGTACCTCGATCCGGCCTACGACGTGCGGATCGCCACCGGCGGCGAGGAGGCGCTCGACGCGATGGACGACGATGTCGACGTCGTCCTCTTGGACCGCCGGATGCCCGACATGTCCGGCCACGAGGTGCTGAACGCGATCCGCGGCGAGGGGTACGACGCCCGCGTGGCGATGCTGACCGCGGTCGAGCCCGACGTCGACATCGTCGACATGCCGTTCGACGACTACAAGACGAAGCCGGTCACCAAGGAGGACCTGCTCACGCTCGTCGAGGTGCTGCTCCACCGCGCCGCGTTCGACGAGCGGAGCCAGGAGTTCTTCGCGCTCGCCTCGAAGAAGGCGGCGCTGGAGGCCGCGGGCACGACCGGCACCGAGGAGTACGAGGAGCTCGTCGAGCGGATGGAGTCCGTCCGGCTCGAGGTCGACGACACGCTCGACCGCCTCTCCGCGCGGGACGCGTTCGTCGAGGTCCCGGGCGAAGTGCCGTAG
- a CDS encoding amphi-Trp domain-containing protein: protein MPEEILFKSESSRSREEIAAYLRTVADSLDDGNAITLTRGDESTTLDPPARPTFEVKAEREGPADGPGELSVEFELEWDEDGGGEGADGELEIE, encoded by the coding sequence ATGCCCGAAGAAATCCTGTTCAAGTCGGAGAGCAGCCGGAGCCGAGAGGAGATCGCCGCGTACCTGCGGACGGTCGCGGACTCGCTGGACGACGGGAACGCGATCACGCTCACACGCGGCGACGAGTCGACGACGCTCGATCCGCCCGCGCGACCGACGTTCGAGGTGAAGGCCGAGCGCGAGGGGCCCGCGGACGGCCCGGGCGAGCTGAGCGTCGAGTTCGAACTGGAGTGGGACGAGGACGGCGGCGGGGAGGGCGCCGACGGCGAGTTGGAGATCGAGTAA
- a CDS encoding aminopeptidase translates to MDARVREHAEIIADHATGIESGDDVVIQMPKEAEDLAVALHEVCGDRGANPVYLNYSKRAQRAFKRSSEEFTEPSHRRALYEEADVFVIARGGANATEDADVDPETNAAYNRAMEEVKRTRLSKTWCLTQYPTASHAQLAGMSTEAYENFVWDAVSLDWDEQREFQSNMVEILDDADEVRIKSGEETDLTLDVSGNSTLNDYGEANLPGGEVFTAPTRDGVDGEVHFDLPLYRYGREIDGVRLRFEDGEVVSHSAERNEDLLSGILDTDEGSRHLGELGIGMNRQIDRFTYNMLFDEKMGDTVHMAVGSAYPETVGGDNEVNESAEHVDMIVDMSEDSVIEVDGEVVQRNGTFVFEDEF, encoded by the coding sequence ATGGACGCACGCGTACGCGAACACGCGGAGATCATCGCCGACCATGCCACCGGCATCGAGTCGGGCGACGACGTGGTCATCCAGATGCCCAAGGAGGCCGAGGACCTCGCCGTCGCGCTTCACGAGGTCTGCGGCGACCGCGGGGCGAACCCCGTCTACCTCAACTACTCGAAGCGCGCCCAGCGCGCGTTCAAGCGCTCCTCGGAGGAGTTCACCGAGCCGAGCCACCGGCGCGCGCTCTACGAGGAGGCCGATGTCTTCGTCATCGCGCGCGGCGGCGCGAACGCCACCGAGGACGCCGACGTCGACCCCGAGACCAACGCGGCCTACAACCGCGCGATGGAGGAGGTCAAGCGCACGCGCCTCTCGAAGACGTGGTGTCTCACGCAGTACCCGACCGCGAGCCACGCCCAGCTCGCCGGGATGAGCACCGAGGCGTACGAGAACTTCGTGTGGGACGCCGTCTCGCTGGACTGGGACGAACAGCGCGAGTTCCAGTCGAACATGGTCGAGATTCTCGACGACGCCGACGAGGTCCGGATCAAGTCGGGCGAGGAGACCGACCTCACGCTCGACGTGTCGGGCAACTCGACGCTCAACGACTACGGCGAGGCGAACCTCCCCGGCGGCGAGGTGTTCACGGCACCCACCCGAGACGGCGTCGACGGCGAGGTACACTTCGATCTCCCCCTCTACCGCTACGGCCGCGAGATCGACGGGGTCCGGCTCCGGTTCGAGGACGGCGAGGTCGTCTCTCACTCCGCCGAGCGCAACGAGGATCTCCTCTCCGGCATCCTCGACACCGACGAGGGCTCGCGGCACCTCGGCGAGCTGGGTATCGGGATGAACCGCCAGATCGACCGGTTCACCTACAACATGCTGTTCGACGAGAAGATGGGCGACACCGTTCACATGGCGGTCGGCTCCGCGTACCCGGAGACGGTCGGCGGGGACAACGAGGTCAACGAGTCCGCCGAGCACGTCGACATGATCGTCGACATGAGCGAGGACTCCGTCATCGAGGTCGACGGCGAGGTCGTCCAGCGGAACGGGACGTTCGTCTTCGAGGACGAGTTCTAG
- a CDS encoding M48 family metallopeptidase, whose translation MSRLAFRAAAAVIGVALLAVYLTAALFVADLLRAAWAARPDLPVLLALLAAGALGSAYLSYRLGTAQILANLEGDRVPRKRAPDLHRRIDSLAARMAVARPDLYVTDARAPNAFAVGGGSDGGALVIDRSLFRLLSPREIEAILAHELAHLEGNDGFAIAMADGVGRALVGVATVVALPALLALSGLAAASAWIRGRPGDRSGPFARLHRGLAGALFGGFVLATLVSRSRSRRREFAADDRAAEVTGDPAALARALRRIERATEPTWPFAPFSTHRRTDEPAERWLSTHPSTDERVERLREMAESQGPTRRIPAGPSRATVGRGRSRR comes from the coding sequence ATGTCTCGGCTCGCGTTCCGCGCGGCCGCGGCGGTCATCGGCGTCGCCCTGCTCGCCGTCTACCTGACCGCGGCGCTGTTCGTCGCCGACCTGCTGCGCGCGGCCTGGGCTGCCCGGCCCGACCTCCCGGTCCTCCTCGCGCTGCTGGCCGCCGGCGCGCTCGGATCGGCGTACCTCAGCTACCGGCTCGGCACCGCGCAGATCCTCGCGAACTTAGAGGGCGACCGCGTCCCGCGAAAGCGGGCGCCGGACCTCCACCGTCGGATCGATTCGCTCGCGGCGCGGATGGCGGTCGCGCGCCCCGATCTGTACGTCACCGACGCCCGCGCGCCCAACGCCTTCGCCGTCGGGGGCGGGAGCGACGGCGGCGCGCTGGTGATCGACCGGTCGCTGTTCCGGCTGCTCTCGCCCCGTGAAATCGAGGCGATCCTCGCGCACGAGTTAGCGCATTTAGAAGGGAACGACGGGTTCGCGATAGCGATGGCCGACGGGGTCGGGCGCGCCCTCGTCGGGGTCGCCACCGTGGTTGCGCTGCCGGCGCTGCTCGCGCTGTCGGGGCTCGCCGCCGCCTCGGCGTGGATCCGCGGTCGACCGGGTGACCGGTCCGGCCCGTTCGCACGACTCCACCGCGGGCTCGCCGGCGCGCTGTTCGGCGGGTTCGTCCTCGCGACGCTCGTCTCCCGGTCGCGGTCGCGCAGGCGAGAGTTCGCGGCCGACGACCGCGCGGCCGAGGTAACCGGCGACCCCGCCGCGCTCGCGCGGGCGCTTCGGCGGATCGAGCGCGCGACGGAGCCGACGTGGCCGTTCGCGCCGTTCTCGACCCACAGGCGAACCGACGAGCCAGCCGAGCGCTGGCTGTCGACGCACCCCTCGACCGACGAGCGCGTCGAGCGCCTGCGGGAGATGGCCGAGTCGCAGGGCCCGACGCGGCGGATTCCGGCGGGGCCGTCGCGGGCGACCGTCGGGAGAGGGCGGTCCCGGCGGTGA
- a CDS encoding acetamidase/formamidase family protein, translated as MSQQGVQEELYVDQYTLGLVGPDQEWAGTVADGGTVKTYTPPGCWGPMVTPSFRGGHEVTRPIRVEGAEVGDAVAIHIRDVEVTSMATSTGSMAEREEAFGDDPFVDHRCPECGTTWPDSVVEGTGEDAIRCAECGANASSFGFEYGYTVAFDHENAVGITLDKDGAHELALDADEVMDIPENARQHPILLYEPDGMPGTLGRLRPFIGNIGTTPPVTMPDSHNAGDFGQNLIGADHDYGVETEEDLEQRTDGHMDVPEVRAGATLICPVVVDGGGIYVGDLHANQGDGELSLHTTDVSGTVTMDVEVIEDVDLDGPVLLPNEEDLPFISAPYSDEEAAAGDDLGAEHGVDVDTDAAPIQVIGSGATVNDATQNAFDRAGTLLGMSEGEVRGRCTFTGGVQIGRLPGVVQLDMLVPSDVLEESGLDDVTREQYGL; from the coding sequence ATGTCACAGCAAGGCGTTCAAGAGGAGCTGTACGTCGACCAGTACACGCTCGGGCTGGTCGGGCCGGATCAGGAGTGGGCCGGCACGGTCGCGGACGGCGGCACGGTGAAGACGTACACCCCGCCGGGCTGTTGGGGGCCGATGGTGACGCCCTCGTTCCGGGGCGGCCACGAGGTGACGCGACCGATCCGCGTCGAGGGCGCCGAGGTAGGCGACGCCGTCGCGATCCACATCCGCGACGTGGAGGTAACGAGCATGGCGACGAGCACGGGGTCGATGGCGGAGCGCGAGGAGGCGTTCGGCGACGACCCCTTCGTCGACCACCGCTGTCCGGAGTGTGGGACGACGTGGCCCGACTCCGTCGTCGAGGGCACCGGCGAGGACGCGATCCGCTGTGCCGAGTGCGGCGCGAACGCCTCCTCGTTCGGCTTCGAGTACGGCTACACCGTCGCGTTCGACCACGAGAACGCTGTGGGAATCACGCTCGACAAGGACGGCGCTCACGAGCTCGCGCTCGACGCCGACGAGGTGATGGACATCCCCGAGAACGCCCGGCAGCACCCGATCCTGCTGTACGAGCCCGACGGGATGCCCGGCACGCTCGGCCGGCTCCGTCCGTTCATCGGCAACATCGGCACCACGCCGCCGGTGACGATGCCCGACTCGCACAACGCGGGCGACTTCGGACAGAACCTCATCGGCGCCGACCACGACTACGGCGTCGAGACGGAGGAAGACTTGGAGCAGCGGACCGACGGCCACATGGACGTGCCGGAAGTCCGCGCGGGTGCGACGCTGATCTGCCCGGTCGTCGTCGACGGCGGCGGGATCTACGTCGGCGACCTCCACGCGAACCAGGGCGACGGCGAGCTCTCCTTACACACCACCGACGTGAGCGGGACGGTGACGATGGACGTGGAAGTGATCGAGGACGTCGACCTCGACGGGCCCGTCCTGCTCCCGAACGAGGAGGACCTCCCGTTCATCAGCGCGCCGTACAGCGACGAGGAGGCCGCGGCGGGCGACGACCTCGGCGCCGAGCACGGCGTCGACGTCGACACCGACGCCGCCCCGATCCAGGTGATCGGCTCCGGCGCGACCGTCAACGACGCGACCCAGAACGCCTTCGACCGCGCCGGGACGCTGCTCGGCATGAGCGAGGGCGAGGTCCGCGGCCGGTGTACGTTCACCGGCGGCGTCCAGATCGGGCGGCTCCCCGGCGTCGTCCAGCTCGACATGCTCGTCCCGTCGGACGTGCTGGAGGAATCCGGGCTCGACGATGTAACGCGCGAACAGTACGGGTTGTAA